ACAGCAGTGCGCCGGCCGTGTCGCGGGCAATGAAGTAGTCGCGCAGCGCCAGGCCGGCATCCCACCAGCCGGTTTCCAGCCGCTCGGGGCCGGCCAGCAGTTGCAGCGGTCGGCCCTGGTGCAGCGGCTGCTGGGCGCGCAGCAGCAGCGGCACCGGCGCGGGCAGCAGCCACAGCGGCTGCGGCGGCAGGGCCAGGCGGGCGCTGGCGGCATCGGCCTGCGCGCTGTCGGCGGCGTCGGCCAGGTGCAGGCGCGCCGCGTCGGCCGGCAGCCAGGCGGTGCCGCGCTCGGGCCGGCGGTCGGCCTGGGCCACCGGGCGCTGCACCTGGGCCCGGCCCAGGCGCGCCTGCAGGCGCTCGACCAGCTGCGCCAGGCCCTCGCGCTGGCTGCCCGGGCTGGCAAACAGCTCGCCATTGGGCACGCTGCCGGCCACGCTGTGGGCGCACTGCAGGCTCAACTCGAGCGCCGGGGCGGGCAGCGGCAGCCGGCCCAGGCGCTCGGCCAGCAGCACCGCCAGGTGGCGGGCATCGGCCGAGGGCTGGGCCGGCGCGATCTCGAGCTCGGTGCGGTCGGCCGGCGGCTCGCCGGCCTGGCGCTCATGGCGGCGGTGGCGCGGCTCGTGGTGCATCACCAGCACAAAGCGCGCGGCGCGCACCTGCCGGGCCTGCAGCCAGGCCACCAGCCGGGCCAGCAGCACGCCGGCACCATGCAGCACCTGGGCCGCGGTGTCGGCGCGGCTGAACAGCTCGAGCCGGCTGCTGAACTGCGCCGGCAGCGTAAGCCAGGTGTGGGCATCGGGGGCCTGGCCGCGGGCCTGGTCCAGATCGCGCAGCAGCGCCGGGCCGAAGCGCCGCGCCAGACCGTCGCGCGGCAGACCGGCCAGATCACCGACGCGGCGCAGCCCCACCGCGTGCAGGGCCTCGGCCGCCACCGCATCGGGCACCAGCAGCGGCAGCGGCAGGGCATCGAGCAGCGGCTGCAGAGCCTGGGGCTGGGTGCTGTGCGGGCCTTGCGCCAGGTCGTCGCGCCAGGCGGCCAGCAGCGCGGCGCCCAGGGCGGTGGGCGCGGTGGCGATGCGCACCTGGTGGCCCAGCGGCGCCAGCTGCGCACGCAGCCGTGCCAGCAGGGATGCCAGGCCGCCGTGGTAGCGCAGGCAGGACTGCACCTCGAGCCGCACGCCCACCAGCGCCGCGCAGGCCGCCGGCCGCGGCGGCGCGGCAGCGGCTTCGTCGGCGCCGGGGCGCCAGTCGGCCGGCGTGGCCCAGCTCACCGACGGGCTGAAGGCCAGCGCCACATGCGCCACCGCCCGCAGCGCCTCGGCGTCGCGCCGGGCATCGGCCTGGCCCAGCTGCAGCTCGGGCAGCAGCGCCAGCGCGGTGGCCCGGGTCATGCCCGGCAATACGCCCTGCGCCAGGGCCTGGGCGTCGACCTGGGTGATGCGCAGCGGCGGCGGCGCCGCGCTCAGCAGCGCCTGGGCGCCGCGCGACGGCGTCAAGGCCTGCCACGATTCGAGTGACAGGGCCGGCAGATGCAGGGCCACCCACAACATGACGGATGCAGTGTGCGAATGCGGGT
This portion of the Aquabacterium sp. OR-4 genome encodes:
- a CDS encoding Y-family DNA polymerase, which codes for MLWVALHLPALSLESWQALTPSRGAQALLSAAPPPLRITQVDAQALAQGVLPGMTRATALALLPELQLGQADARRDAEALRAVAHVALAFSPSVSWATPADWRPGADEAAAAPPRPAACAALVGVRLEVQSCLRYHGGLASLLARLRAQLAPLGHQVRIATAPTALGAALLAAWRDDLAQGPHSTQPQALQPLLDALPLPLLVPDAVAAEALHAVGLRRVGDLAGLPRDGLARRFGPALLRDLDQARGQAPDAHTWLTLPAQFSSRLELFSRADTAAQVLHGAGVLLARLVAWLQARQVRAARFVLVMHHEPRHRRHERQAGEPPADRTELEIAPAQPSADARHLAVLLAERLGRLPLPAPALELSLQCAHSVAGSVPNGELFASPGSQREGLAQLVERLQARLGRAQVQRPVAQADRRPERGTAWLPADAARLHLADAADSAQADAASARLALPPQPLWLLPAPVPLLLRAQQPLHQGRPLQLLAGPERLETGWWDAGLALRDYFIARDTAGALLWIYRSRSPGRRPGGPSAAPADAAHRADQAPAAGPAGPGGAAQAAADEAWFLHGLFA